The following are from one region of the Desmospora profundinema genome:
- a CDS encoding DUF2339 domain-containing protein: MTILFFMILFLIVMGLILWNLVLTIQFNQLKKRWERENQNGSKVQDPTPSFASPPAVEPVRDDPFSKRIHPTEEQSMASPPSAPSEPKPTEGADADSGVIREGWEWFVGGRVLNRIGAFALFLGVVFFLKYAFDHNWIHESNQVLLGGALGFLLIGYGIRTRRQGYRVFSQGVVGGGIAILYGSVYAAHQFYQLVPFVPALLLMAGVTALGMFLALRHHSLAVALLAWAGGFTTPFLLHSEAASPMGLLLYTGVFALGMTGVFLRREKWFILHLFTLVGTYVMWGLAFFAAEEGNGLAVFLLAYWLLFFGVDVRMVAAGGSRSALLPGVSALHAGIAAVALVGLTERFWEDSSGLALMGLGLVYYLTASRFGVRTDRVIPVYESVAVLFMAWGLALQFPLSWTLVLWSLLAAGAVHRGRTQEKMHWWVAGHAVTLLAVLTWIGAGLVGAWELSDAWPLFHERSLATLALAGSLVWGAYQSRGSKGLPGQSVLAGILHAAWGMLLFIWGTMELFQWFEVRSTGEEAFWLPFAWATWWMVYGWVLLQLKGEKGHPVLMGIAVCSAILAILTGAVWMLVPYQPIQEFMLLLNGRTPYMLILLGGIAGWAWTLKKKEASWAYELRRLLPGIAVFFLFLGLSAETRDLFGLLMDQARQSGAGTPDLEALLNGERLTLSIVWLVYSVLLMTVGIIRRLGSMRWMAMVLFGITIIKIFVWDLSFLESVYRIVSFMGLGVILLGVSFAYQKYRHRLQTSMDQEKG; the protein is encoded by the coding sequence GTGACGATATTATTTTTTATGATACTGTTTTTGATCGTGATGGGATTGATCCTGTGGAATCTGGTATTAACCATTCAATTTAACCAATTAAAAAAGCGGTGGGAACGGGAGAATCAGAATGGATCCAAGGTTCAGGATCCAACGCCTTCCTTTGCATCCCCTCCGGCGGTGGAACCGGTTCGGGACGATCCCTTCTCTAAACGAATCCATCCGACGGAGGAGCAATCGATGGCTTCGCCTCCATCTGCACCATCAGAACCCAAACCAACAGAAGGGGCGGACGCTGATTCCGGAGTGATTCGCGAGGGATGGGAGTGGTTTGTGGGAGGAAGGGTACTCAATCGGATTGGTGCATTTGCTCTTTTTCTGGGTGTGGTCTTTTTTTTGAAATATGCGTTTGATCACAACTGGATTCATGAAAGTAACCAGGTGTTGTTGGGAGGAGCCTTGGGGTTCTTGTTGATCGGGTATGGCATTCGCACCAGGCGTCAAGGCTACCGGGTGTTTTCCCAGGGAGTGGTGGGAGGGGGGATCGCCATTCTCTACGGCTCGGTCTATGCCGCCCATCAATTTTATCAACTGGTTCCGTTTGTTCCGGCTCTGTTGTTGATGGCGGGGGTCACAGCGCTGGGGATGTTCCTGGCACTTCGCCATCACTCGCTTGCGGTGGCGCTGTTGGCGTGGGCAGGAGGGTTTACCACTCCATTTCTACTTCACAGCGAGGCGGCTTCCCCTATGGGCCTGCTTCTCTATACCGGTGTCTTTGCCTTGGGGATGACAGGGGTATTCTTAAGGAGAGAAAAATGGTTTATTCTCCATCTGTTCACCCTGGTGGGCACTTATGTAATGTGGGGGCTGGCCTTTTTCGCCGCAGAGGAAGGGAACGGGTTGGCTGTCTTTCTCCTTGCTTATTGGTTACTCTTCTTCGGAGTAGATGTTCGCATGGTTGCCGCGGGCGGCAGCCGTTCGGCTCTGCTTCCGGGAGTGTCCGCTCTGCATGCTGGAATCGCAGCGGTCGCCCTGGTGGGGCTGACGGAACGGTTTTGGGAGGATTCATCGGGTTTAGCTCTCATGGGATTGGGATTGGTATACTATCTGACCGCCTCTCGTTTCGGTGTGCGGACGGACAGAGTGATCCCCGTCTATGAAAGTGTTGCCGTGCTGTTTATGGCGTGGGGGCTGGCCCTTCAGTTTCCTCTATCATGGACCTTGGTGCTGTGGTCGTTGTTGGCCGCGGGAGCCGTTCACCGGGGGCGCACCCAAGAAAAGATGCATTGGTGGGTAGCGGGTCATGCCGTCACGCTGTTGGCCGTTTTGACCTGGATCGGTGCGGGATTAGTAGGAGCGTGGGAGTTATCCGATGCGTGGCCGCTCTTTCATGAACGGAGCCTAGCAACGTTGGCGCTGGCGGGCAGTCTGGTATGGGGAGCCTACCAATCCCGGGGATCCAAGGGTTTGCCCGGTCAATCGGTACTTGCCGGGATTCTGCATGCCGCCTGGGGAATGCTCCTTTTCATTTGGGGAACAATGGAATTGTTCCAGTGGTTTGAGGTCCGTTCGACAGGGGAAGAAGCGTTTTGGTTGCCGTTTGCTTGGGCAACATGGTGGATGGTCTATGGTTGGGTACTGCTTCAGTTAAAAGGAGAAAAGGGACACCCCGTCCTGATGGGAATAGCCGTATGTAGTGCTATATTGGCGATTCTCACCGGCGCTGTATGGATGTTGGTCCCTTATCAACCCATCCAAGAATTTATGCTTCTTCTCAATGGCCGCACCCCTTATATGCTGATTTTGTTGGGAGGAATTGCAGGCTGGGCCTGGACCTTGAAAAAGAAAGAAGCTTCGTGGGCATACGAGTTACGGCGACTGTTGCCGGGAATCGCCGTCTTCTTTCTCTTTCTGGGCCTGTCGGCGGAAACAAGGGATCTGTTTGGCCTGCTGATGGATCAGGCTCGGCAAAGTGGAGCCGGGACCCCGGATCTGGAAGCTCTGTTGAACGGAGAGAGGCTGACATTGTCGATCGTGTGGCTGGTGTATTCCGTACTGCTGATGACAGTGGGGATCATCAGGCGCCTGGGCAGCATGCGGTGGATGGCGATGGTTTTGTTTGGAATCACCATCATAAAGATTTTTGTATGGGATCTGTCCTTTCTGGAATCTGTGTATCGGATTGTATCCTTTATGGGTCTGGGTGTGATCCTCCTGGGGGTTTCATTTGCCTATCAAAAATACCGGCATCGTCTCCAGACATCGATGGACCAAGAGAAAGGATGA